From Panicum hallii strain FIL2 chromosome 2, PHallii_v3.1, whole genome shotgun sequence, a single genomic window includes:
- the LOC112880394 gene encoding potassium transporter 7-like: MDEEIGGAARQAQWKNYCKTLSLLAFQSFGVVYGDLSTSPLYVYRNSLSGRLNAYIDETTIFGLFSLIFWTFTLVPLLKYVTIVLSADDNGEGGPFALYSLLCRHAKFSLLPNQQAADEELSTYYQPGTDRTAVSSPFKRFLEKHRKLRTCLLLFVLFGACMVIGDGVLTPTISVLSAISGLQDPATSGLSNGWIVFIACVVLVGLFALQHRGTHRVAFMFAPIVVFWLLSIGIIGLYNIIRWNPRIFVALSPHYIVKFFKKTGRDGWISLGGVLLAVTGTEAMFADLGHFTAASIRLAFVGVIYPCLVLQYMGQAAFLSKNTPAVYNSFYLSIPSPLFWPVFVIATLAAVVGSQAIISATFSIVKQCLALGCFPRVKVVHTSRWIHGQIYIPEINWILMVLCLAVALGFRDITVIGNAYGLACITVMFVTTCLMSLVIIFVWQKNLLISLLFLVFFGAIEAAYLSAAVMKVPQGGWAPIALAFVFMSIMYVWHYGMRRKYMFDLQNKVSMKWILNLGPSLGIMRVPGIGLIYTELVTGVPAIFSHFVTNLPAFHQVLVFVCVKSVPVPYVPVDERYLIGRIGPREYRMYRCIVRYGYKDVQKDDENFENHLVRSIARFIQMEAEESASSGSYESSTEGRMAVVHTTDTTGTGLVVRDSTDDDAAAGTSLTRSSKSETLRSLQEIYELENAGSVNRRRRVRFQIDEEERIDPRVRDELSDLLEAKEAGVAYIIGHSYVKARKNSNFLKTFAINYAYSFLRKNCRGPSVTLHIPHISLIEVGMIYYV, encoded by the exons ATGGACGAGGAGATCGGCGGCGCCGCGCGGCAG GCTCAGTGGAAAAATTACTGCAAAACTCTCTCCCTGCTAGCGTTCCAGAGCTTCGGTGTGGTGTATGGAGACTTGAGTACGTCGCCTTTGTACGTCTACAGAAACTCTCTGTCCGGAAGACTGAATGCCTACATTGATGAGACAACCATCTTTGGGTTATTTTCTCTGATATTTTGGACTTTTACACTTGTGCCGCTGCTGAAGTACGTCACAATTGTATTGAGTGCGGATGATAATGGGGAGG GTGGACCATTTGCTTTGTACTCACTTCTTTGCAGGCATGCAAAATTCAGTTTGCTGCCAAACCAGCAAGCGGCAGATGAAGAGCTGTCAACATATTATCAACCAGGCACTGATCGCACTGCGGTGTCCTCTCCATTCAAAAGGTTTCTAGAGAAGCACAGGAAGCTGCGGACCTGTTTACTTCTTTTTGTTCTGTTTGGTGCATGCATGGTGATAGGTGATGGTGTACTTACACCAACTATATCTG TTTTGTCAGCCATCTCTGGATTGCAAGACCCTGCCACAAGTGGATTATCAAATG GATGGATCGTATTCATTGCATGTGTTGTGCTGGTTGGTCTCTTTGCTCTGCAGCACCGAGGTACCCATAGGGTGGCATTCATGTTTGCTCCGATTGTTGTGTTCTGGCTCTTGAGCATTGGTATCATTGGTCTATATAATATCATCCGCTGGAATCCTAGAATATTTGTTGCTCTTTCTCCACACTACATTGTAAAGTTTTTTAAGAAAACAGGAAGAGATGGTTGGATTTCTCTTGGCGGAGTACTTCTTGCCGTCACAG GTACTGAAGCTATGTTTGCCGATCTTGGCCACTTCACTGCTGCATCTATCAGG CTGGCTTTTGTTGGTGTCATATATCCCTGTCTTGTGCTGCAATATATGGGACAGGCTGCGTTTCTATCTAAAAACACGCCAGCTGTCTATAACAGTTTTTATCTTTCTATTCCAA GTCCTTTGTTTTGGCCTGTATTTGTCATAGCAACTCTTGCTGCAGTTGTGGGCAGCCAGGCTATTATATCTGCAACCTTTTCTATTGTTAAGCAGTGCCTTGCTCTGGGATGCTTTCCACGAGTGAAGGTTGTGCATACGTCAAGGTGGATTCATGGCCAGATTTACATACCTGAGATAAATTGGATTCTGATGGTCCTCTGTTTAGCTGTGGCACTTGGCTTCCGTGACATCACAGTGATAGGAAATGCTTATG GTCTCGCATGCATCACCGTGATGTTCGTCACCACCTGTCTGATGTCATTGGTCATCATCTTCGTCTGGCAGAAGAATCTCCTGATCTCCCTGTTATTCCTCGTATTCTTCGGGGCAATTGAAGCCGCCTACCTGTCCGCAGCGGTTATGAAGGTTCCCCAGGGAGGTTGGGCTCCGATCGCGCTAGCCTTCGTGTTCATGTCCATCATGTACGTGTGGCACTACGGCATGCGGCGGAAGTACATGTTCGACCTCCAGAACAAGGTGTCGATGAAATGGATCCTGAACCTCGGGCCGAGCCTGGGGATCATGCGCGTGCCGGGGATCGGCCTCATCTACACCGAGCTGGTGACCGGTGTCCCGGCCATCTTCTCGCACTTCGTCACCAACCTGCCGGCGTTCCACCAGGTGCTGGTCTTCGTGTGCGTCAAGTCCGTGCCGGTGCCGTACGTGCCCGTCGACGAGCGGTACCTGATCGGCCGGATCGGCCCCCGGGAGTACCGCATGTACCGGTGCATCGTCAGGTACGGGTACAAGGACGTGCAGAAGGACGACGAGAACTTCGAGAACCACCTGGTGAGGAGCATCGCCAGGTTCATCCAGATGGAGGCCGAGGAGTCGGCCTCGTCGGGGAGCTACGAGTCGTCGACGGAGGGGAGGATGGCGGTCGTGCACACCACCGACACGACGGGGACGGGGCTGGTGGTGAGGGACTCCACCGACGACGACGCTGCGGCAGGCACGTCCCTGACCCGGAGCAGCAAGTCGGAGACGCTCCGGAGCCTTCAGGAAATCTACGAGCTGGAGAACGCTGGCAGCGTCAACCGCCGGCGGAGGGTGCGGTTCCAGATCGACGAGGAGGAGCGGATCGACCCGCGGGTGAGGGACGAGCTGTCGGACCTCCTGGAGGCGAAGGAGGCCGGCGTGGCGTACATCATCGGGCACTCGTACGTGAAGGCGAGGAAGAACTCCAACTTCCTCAAGACGTTCGCCATCAACTACGCCTACTCGTTCCTCCGGAAGAACTGCAGGGGCCCGTCGGTGACGCTGCACATCCCCCACATCAGCCTCATCGAGGTCGGCATGATCTACTACGTGTAG